CTGTGATTAAGCTGATGAATTCGTTAAAGAAAGCACCAGCTCCCGCTGCCGCCACGCCAGAAGATGTATTGCTATTGAGAGAAATTAGAGATTCATTAAAAAAATAATTAAACCAAGGAGAAATTATTATGTTTCGTATTTTAACTAGCATCATGACCGTAGCCCTTTGCTCAGTGGCTTTTTCTGCAGAAAAAAATGCTGCACCAAAGGAATCCAATCTCACTCGTGTCAACATCGATACGACGAAGAGTGTGATTAAATGGAAAGGCACCAAAGCTTTTGTCGGAGACTCCCACGTGGGTACAGTGAATTTTTCTTCCGGCACTTTATTTGTCGATAAAGATAAAATCACTGGCGGTGATCTCACCATCGATATGAAATCGATTAAGAACACAGACGTCACTGACCCTAATATGAACGGTAAACTTGTAGGCCACCTAAATAGCGAAGACTTCTTTGCCGTTGATGCGAATAAAGAAGCTAAATTTGTGATTAAAGAAGTCAAGTCGACGGGAAAAGACACGTATGACTTTATCGGCGACGCGACCATTCGTGGCGTGACTCAACCGATGAAGATCAAAGCC
The Bdellovibrionales bacterium genome window above contains:
- a CDS encoding YceI family protein, with product MFRILTSIMTVALCSVAFSAEKNAAPKESNLTRVNIDTTKSVIKWKGTKAFVGDSHVGTVNFSSGTLFVDKDKITGGDLTIDMKSIKNTDVTDPNMNGKLVGHLNSEDFFAVDANKEAKFVIKEVKSTGKDTYDFIGDATIRGVTQPMKIKATVKRDGAVWLATGKTDFDRTKFGVKYNSKDFFPDLIKSGKDKVIKNDIELEFNLKTI